The Paracholeplasma morum genome contains a region encoding:
- a CDS encoding ABC transporter permease, which yields MNEYVKKQNIRVIWTKIRTFFQKPDHVILVIFGILLSFVTIVPMITLLNDTFIIRPGSYAQFITGRSSGYTMVNWKDLFFGEASRMNLYRPMLNSILLAVFSSLGAILFGGTFAYLVTRTNMAFKKYLSAIFIFPYIMPQWTLAVIWQNLFKSNGVTGGSDGLFSTFFNLDMPLWWVEGLFPSIVILSIHYAPFAYILIGSIFRNMDSNLEEAAIIMDTPKPKMFFKITLPMVYPAILSTVLLVFASAMGSYPVPHYLKLETLATRYVSLGVRRAGQNSILGVLMMIFGVLILIVNHRNTKSRKSYTTVTGKSGQISLTNIGKFFKYAIPAVLIVITFFTSIYPILSFALETFLPNPGDYSFITQGNFKSLTTKWWVHNSMEEAGLYGQMGILYNKTIWNGFKGTVIVSGLAALFAGTIGLLIGYSVSRNRRSKFALYVNNMAFLPYLLPALAVGIAFFTFGSALGIYDTYLLVVIAGTFKYIPFASRSSLNSMMQISSEIEESAMILGIPWRKRMTRIIIPIQKSAILSGFLLPFITSVRELTLFMLLVNQTRLSTTLLSYYDEMGLYAFSSGINLIIIVFILILNFVINKLTGASLDKGVGGK from the coding sequence ATGAATGAATATGTAAAAAAACAAAATATCAGAGTGATATGGACTAAAATAAGAACCTTTTTTCAAAAACCTGATCATGTCATCTTAGTGATATTTGGGATCTTATTATCATTCGTGACGATTGTCCCCATGATTACACTTTTAAATGATACCTTTATTATCAGACCGGGCAGTTATGCTCAGTTCATAACCGGAAGAAGTAGCGGATATACAATGGTAAACTGGAAAGACTTATTCTTTGGTGAAGCATCGAGAATGAATCTTTACAGACCAATGCTTAACAGTATTCTATTAGCTGTATTTTCAAGCCTTGGAGCGATTTTGTTTGGAGGAACATTCGCTTATTTAGTAACACGAACCAATATGGCATTTAAAAAATATTTAAGTGCAATCTTTATATTTCCTTACATTATGCCACAATGGACTCTAGCAGTTATATGGCAAAACCTTTTTAAGAGTAATGGTGTCACAGGGGGATCAGACGGATTATTTTCAACATTCTTCAATCTCGATATGCCTTTATGGTGGGTTGAAGGGTTATTTCCTTCAATTGTTATTCTATCCATTCACTATGCACCATTTGCCTATATACTCATAGGCAGTATTTTCAGAAATATGGATTCGAACCTAGAAGAAGCAGCGATTATTATGGACACACCAAAACCTAAGATGTTCTTTAAGATCACACTTCCGATGGTTTATCCAGCCATTCTATCAACCGTATTACTAGTCTTCGCAAGTGCGATGGGTAGTTATCCGGTCCCACATTATTTGAAGCTCGAAACACTCGCTACCAGATATGTTTCATTAGGAGTTAGACGAGCCGGACAAAACAGTATACTTGGGGTATTGATGATGATTTTCGGGGTGTTAATCCTGATTGTCAACCATAGAAATACAAAGAGTAGAAAGAGTTATACGACTGTTACCGGAAAGAGTGGTCAAATCAGTCTTACTAATATTGGAAAATTTTTTAAGTACGCTATACCAGCCGTCTTAATTGTCATTACATTCTTTACATCGATTTACCCTATTCTATCTTTCGCATTAGAAACGTTCTTACCGAACCCTGGGGATTATAGCTTCATTACCCAAGGAAACTTTAAATCCTTGACGACGAAGTGGTGGGTTCATAACAGCATGGAAGAAGCTGGGCTTTATGGACAAATGGGTATCTTATACAACAAGACCATTTGGAATGGTTTCAAAGGCACCGTTATTGTCTCAGGGCTTGCTGCACTGTTTGCCGGAACGATTGGATTATTAATCGGTTATTCAGTCAGTAGGAACCGACGAAGTAAGTTCGCCTTATATGTTAATAACATGGCGTTCTTACCATACTTATTACCAGCATTAGCCGTAGGTATCGCATTCTTCACATTTGGATCAGCTTTAGGTATTTATGATACTTATCTCTTGGTTGTAATCGCCGGAACATTTAAATACATACCATTCGCATCGAGAAGTTCACTGAACTCGATGATGCAAATAAGTTCAGAAATCGAAGAGTCAGCGATGATACTCGGAATACCTTGGCGAAAACGAATGACTCGAATCATCATTCCGATTCAAAAATCGGCTATCCTTAGTGGATTCCTATTGCCGTTCATTACCAGCGTTAGAGAATTAACATTGTTCATGTTACTGGTTAATCAAACTAGATTGAGTACAACCCTATTAAGTTATTACGATGAAATGGGACTATACGCCTTCTCTAGTGGTATTAACTTAATTATTATTGTGTTTATCTTGATACTAAACTTCGTCATTAACAAGTTAACTGGTGCAAGTTTAGATAAAGGTGTAGGAGGAAAATAA
- a CDS encoding ATP-binding cassette domain-containing protein, with amino-acid sequence MPEIILKNITKRWNGFYAVDNLNLVIEDNSFITLLGPSGCGKTTTLRMIAGLETPTEGSIEIGGVTVFDSEKGINIPANKRKVGFLFQNYALWPNMTVYENISFGLKNIKEELPVYDFVIMNNNRMIEILNRAQEFKMIIEDALDADGKLDIKVAKLKLIDKYQISLYTANTLMNYYQSKNFDTKEIITNLLSANNKRIEDYKAKHISIADDYRLIKEGKIMVKERRLDKEEIDLRVREVSRIVKIGMFMDRYPNELSGGQQQRVAIARTLAPKPQVLFMDEPLSNLDAKLRLEMRTELQRLHIETNSTFIYVTHDQLEAMTLSTKICLMNNGLLQQNAKPLSIYEKPTNLFVADFIGTPSINLINAHGIYQDNAFNLTVWDDHTIKFIPKDFNNYEKWFKESLEALNEDKKKQYKVEKVNKDTPFPYQIAKITEDYMSHKEDNLLSENDFVIGVRPEFLNIHEKGAFSGEIYSSMPTGMETTVRINIGNYLLTGVVFGDVTFEIGMKINFDLDTSNLLLFSRKTQRMICKGELVVSEDN; translated from the coding sequence ATGCCTGAGATTATTTTAAAGAATATAACTAAAAGATGGAACGGATTTTATGCAGTAGATAACCTAAATCTTGTCATAGAAGATAACTCATTTATTACCTTATTAGGACCTTCAGGGTGTGGGAAAACAACGACACTAAGAATGATTGCAGGTCTAGAAACACCAACGGAAGGTAGTATTGAAATTGGCGGCGTTACTGTATTTGATAGTGAAAAAGGCATTAATATTCCTGCGAATAAACGCAAAGTAGGGTTCTTATTCCAAAACTACGCTTTATGGCCAAATATGACCGTGTATGAAAATATCTCTTTTGGGTTAAAGAACATTAAAGAAGAACTGCCAGTATACGATTTCGTGATTATGAACAATAACAGAATGATTGAGATTCTAAATAGAGCCCAAGAGTTTAAAATGATCATTGAAGATGCACTAGATGCTGATGGGAAACTCGATATTAAAGTTGCAAAACTTAAACTGATTGATAAGTATCAAATATCACTCTACACTGCTAATACATTGATGAATTACTATCAAAGTAAGAACTTTGACACTAAAGAAATCATCACGAATCTATTAAGTGCGAACAATAAACGCATTGAAGATTACAAAGCTAAACACATTTCAATCGCAGATGATTACCGTCTAATCAAAGAAGGTAAGATTATGGTAAAAGAAAGACGTCTAGATAAAGAAGAAATTGATTTAAGAGTTAGAGAAGTCTCCCGTATCGTTAAGATTGGAATGTTTATGGATCGATATCCAAATGAACTATCTGGTGGGCAACAACAACGTGTTGCCATCGCAAGAACACTTGCGCCAAAACCACAAGTATTGTTCATGGATGAACCATTATCAAACCTTGATGCGAAATTAAGACTTGAAATGAGAACAGAACTTCAAAGACTTCATATTGAAACAAACTCAACATTTATTTATGTTACCCATGACCAACTTGAAGCCATGACACTCTCAACGAAGATTTGCCTAATGAATAACGGATTACTTCAACAAAATGCCAAACCATTAAGCATCTATGAAAAACCAACGAACTTATTCGTAGCTGATTTCATTGGAACCCCTTCAATCAACTTAATCAATGCACACGGCATCTATCAAGACAATGCCTTCAATTTAACCGTATGGGATGATCACACCATCAAATTCATACCAAAAGACTTCAATAATTATGAAAAATGGTTCAAAGAATCCTTAGAAGCGTTAAATGAAGATAAGAAGAAACAATACAAGGTTGAAAAGGTTAATAAAGACACACCATTCCCATATCAAATCGCTAAGATTACTGAAGACTATATGAGTCACAAAGAAGATAACCTTCTTTCAGAAAATGACTTTGTTATCGGGGTTAGACCAGAGTTTCTAAACATTCATGAAAAAGGAGCATTCTCAGGCGAAATATACTCCTCAATGCCTACTGGTATGGAAACTACCGTTCGCATAAATATTGGAAACTACCTATTAACAGGCGTTGTATTCGGCGATGTTACGTTTGAAATCGGAATGAAGATCAACTTTGATCTAGACACCTCAAATCTATTACTTTTCTCAAGAAAAACACAAAGAATGATATGTAAGGGTGAATTAGTCGTTTCAGAAGATAACTAA
- a CDS encoding BglG family transcription antiterminator has protein sequence MLDYKDNYLLKQLVDSDSIFTIADVQKTLGMSQRSIYYSLERINDYLARLDLPMILNKRSVGLLIHDKVVEYIKKSDSSIKSEYIYTSQERNNLQVLRILLASEYINIGSLMDDFNVSRSTIIKDLREIRNIVSEYNLVLEFNIERGYEIQGNEIQKRSLILMISSEYGYLLDMNKTDYYNQSDVDKLVDLFTEVEEKLNIIYVRSTLHQLAVLLAILLKNERPQVEFEPEDQVLFTETNEYKIVSEIFKDTINPNEYLYLVLHLSALRVQYSGNSPVTKEDKYIVELVNFMINEFYNLTLINFKNKEELYNNLYMHMKPALFRFKYGINYSNELKSQIIKEFSQVYRITKIICKKLEKIIDYIITEDEITYIAIHFGALIEKEQQIIAHPRILLVCLNGKALVRNLRRELESMTKDVVIIDAFRMQDVMSLKDKVDYIISTEPLKDIITKAKTMVINPILNDRERYGIINFLGLSNVSIYNLDIVDNIMKDLEEYIDESKYGEVRDIIKGHLKK, from the coding sequence ATGTTAGACTACAAGGATAATTATTTACTAAAACAACTCGTCGACTCGGACTCGATTTTTACGATTGCAGATGTACAAAAAACACTAGGAATGTCTCAAAGAAGCATTTACTACTCATTAGAAAGAATCAATGACTATTTAGCTAGATTAGACTTACCTATGATCCTCAATAAACGAAGCGTAGGATTGTTGATTCATGATAAAGTTGTTGAATACATCAAAAAATCTGATTCATCGATTAAAAGTGAATACATCTATACAAGTCAGGAACGTAACAACCTTCAGGTATTAAGAATCCTGCTTGCCTCAGAATATATAAACATTGGGTCTTTAATGGATGATTTTAATGTCTCAAGAAGCACGATTATTAAAGATTTAAGAGAAATCAGAAACATTGTTTCCGAATATAACCTTGTATTAGAATTTAACATTGAACGTGGTTATGAAATTCAAGGCAATGAGATTCAGAAGCGTAGCCTAATTCTTATGATCAGCTCAGAATATGGGTACTTATTAGATATGAACAAAACAGACTACTATAACCAGTCTGATGTGGATAAGTTAGTGGATCTTTTTACAGAAGTAGAAGAAAAACTCAACATTATTTATGTTAGAAGTACGCTCCATCAATTGGCGGTATTGTTGGCAATTCTATTAAAGAATGAACGTCCACAAGTCGAATTTGAACCTGAAGATCAAGTGCTATTCACAGAGACCAATGAATACAAAATCGTCTCAGAAATCTTCAAAGACACGATCAATCCCAATGAGTATTTATATTTGGTATTACACTTATCTGCACTCCGTGTTCAGTACAGTGGTAATAGCCCTGTAACCAAAGAAGATAAATACATTGTAGAACTCGTTAATTTTATGATTAATGAATTCTATAATCTTACCTTGATTAACTTTAAGAATAAAGAAGAACTCTATAACAATCTTTACATGCATATGAAACCTGCATTATTCAGATTTAAATATGGAATTAACTATAGTAATGAACTTAAGAGTCAAATCATTAAAGAGTTCTCTCAAGTTTATAGAATCACAAAGATCATCTGTAAGAAACTAGAGAAGATCATTGACTATATCATTACAGAAGACGAGATTACTTACATTGCCATTCATTTTGGCGCTCTAATTGAGAAGGAACAACAAATCATTGCCCACCCGAGAATTCTTTTAGTGTGTTTAAATGGGAAAGCTTTAGTAAGAAACCTAAGAAGAGAACTAGAAAGTATGACTAAAGACGTCGTAATTATCGATGCTTTTAGAATGCAGGACGTCATGAGTCTTAAAGATAAGGTTGATTACATTATCTCGACAGAACCGCTTAAAGACATCATTACTAAGGCTAAGACAATGGTCATCAATCCGATTTTGAATGATAGAGAGCGTTATGGCATCATTAATTTCTTAGGATTAAGCAATGTCTCCATTTACAATCTTGATATCGTGGATAACATAATGAAAGATCTCGAAGAGTATATTGATGAATCTAAATATGGTGAGGTTAGAGACATCATAAAAGGTCACTTAAAAAAATAA
- a CDS encoding GNAT family N-acetyltransferase, giving the protein MIKIKLVQSKKDLRRFTEFPNKLFKHEPSFVPALSIDEMNVFNKAKNPAHEYCESQCFLAYKDNILVGRVAGIINHKWNEANNTKIGRFSRIDMIDDIEVTKALIEAVTAWNKSFGMDTLIGPIGFTDLDRMGMLVDGFEYLNMFITIWNPKYYHEHLEQLGFVKDADWIEKRIMLTSIPEKISKVADITQRRYGFKLVKCKKRKEIYKYIYPAFNMYNVAFNELYGFHPISDRVMDYYIKQMISIVKLDYLWFVLDTEDNVAGFGLMMPSLANANKKNNGRLFPFGFLRILRALKKHDVVDLYFIAVDPKHQGKGLPALMLEDGINEAMKRKIQYAETGPELETNLAIQAQWKDFDYINHRRRRCYTKSI; this is encoded by the coding sequence ATGATTAAAATCAAATTAGTACAATCAAAAAAAGACTTAAGACGATTCACAGAATTCCCAAATAAACTATTCAAACATGAGCCTAGTTTTGTTCCAGCTTTATCTATAGATGAAATGAATGTATTCAATAAGGCTAAGAATCCAGCCCATGAATACTGTGAGTCGCAGTGCTTTCTAGCATATAAAGATAACATTCTAGTAGGACGTGTTGCAGGGATTATAAATCACAAATGGAACGAAGCCAATAACACCAAAATCGGCCGTTTCTCGCGTATTGATATGATTGATGATATCGAAGTCACCAAAGCCTTAATAGAGGCTGTAACAGCCTGGAATAAGTCATTCGGAATGGATACACTCATTGGTCCTATTGGATTTACTGATTTAGACCGTATGGGGATGCTCGTTGACGGTTTTGAATACTTAAACATGTTTATTACCATCTGGAACCCTAAATACTATCACGAACATCTAGAACAACTAGGGTTCGTTAAAGATGCTGATTGGATAGAGAAAAGAATCATGCTTACTTCAATCCCTGAGAAGATTAGTAAAGTCGCGGATATCACACAGCGAAGATATGGGTTTAAACTTGTAAAGTGTAAAAAAAGAAAAGAAATCTATAAGTATATATACCCAGCATTTAACATGTATAATGTTGCCTTCAATGAGCTTTATGGGTTTCATCCCATCAGTGATCGTGTAATGGATTACTATATCAAGCAAATGATATCCATCGTCAAACTAGACTACTTATGGTTTGTTTTAGATACAGAGGATAATGTTGCAGGATTTGGCTTAATGATGCCATCTCTCGCAAATGCTAATAAGAAAAATAATGGACGTTTATTTCCCTTTGGTTTCCTTAGAATCTTAAGAGCATTAAAGAAACATGATGTGGTGGATTTGTATTTTATTGCAGTAGATCCTAAACACCAAGGCAAAGGATTGCCTGCCCTAATGTTAGAAGACGGCATCAATGAAGCAATGAAACGTAAGATTCAATACGCAGAAACAGGTCCAGAATTAGAAACCAATCTAGCCATTCAAGCACAATGGAAAGACTTTGACTACATCAACCATAGACGAAGACGTTGTTATACCAAATCAATATAA
- a CDS encoding ribonuclease III domain-containing protein, producing the protein MNDLKEHIDDVQRKCSYYFKNTDLLLQAFTRKSYSAEFGGENNEVLEFLGDRVLDFYVTKVIAERYGLFKSQARTFNEEDRDEYLIRNYLNEQHFTDLKKELVNNAYLARRIEELDFKTMMYLGQSDLDNQVWNQEKVKADLFEAILGAIAIDSNWNPDELQNSVEIMLQIDDQLHDVEDGMDELKENLTQDNAVSTLKELAESGRCSIPIYEFPDEQVYVDGEYKWSCTCYVRSWSIQKTALSSSKKGAKKYATYLVLCDHFGIDSKEKM; encoded by the coding sequence ATGAATGATTTAAAAGAACACATCGATGATGTACAAAGGAAATGTAGTTACTATTTTAAGAACACAGATTTGTTGCTTCAAGCTTTCACAAGAAAGTCGTATTCAGCTGAATTTGGTGGGGAAAACAATGAGGTTCTAGAGTTTTTGGGTGATAGGGTACTAGATTTTTACGTGACCAAAGTCATCGCTGAAAGATATGGATTGTTCAAATCTCAAGCGCGTACATTTAATGAAGAGGATAGAGACGAGTACCTCATCAGGAATTATCTGAATGAACAACACTTTACTGATTTAAAAAAAGAACTAGTTAATAATGCATATCTTGCTAGAAGAATAGAAGAGTTAGATTTCAAGACAATGATGTATTTGGGACAAAGTGATTTAGATAATCAAGTATGGAATCAAGAAAAGGTTAAAGCTGACCTATTCGAAGCGATTTTAGGTGCTATTGCAATCGACAGCAATTGGAATCCAGATGAACTCCAAAACTCTGTGGAAATCATGCTTCAAATTGATGATCAATTACATGATGTAGAAGATGGCATGGATGAGTTAAAAGAAAATCTAACACAGGATAATGCAGTAAGCACACTTAAAGAATTGGCTGAAAGCGGGAGATGCTCTATTCCAATCTACGAATTTCCCGATGAGCAAGTCTACGTTGATGGGGAGTATAAGTGGTCATGCACTTGTTATGTTAGAAGCTGGTCAATTCAAAAAACAGCACTCTCTTCATCAAAAAAAGGTGCTAAGAAATATGCAACATATTTAGTTTTATGTGATCATTTTGGTATCGATTCTAAAGAGAAAATGTAA
- a CDS encoding winged helix-turn-helix transcriptional regulator, whose protein sequence is MEKAICAKFESAFQVLGKRWTGLIVNQLMNGPKRFNELENEIKISGRVLSLRLKELESLDIVSRSVYPEMPVRIEYTLTKKGYALKPIMEEISKWGDSWV, encoded by the coding sequence ATGGAAAAAGCAATTTGTGCAAAATTCGAGAGTGCTTTCCAAGTACTTGGTAAAAGATGGACAGGTCTAATTGTCAATCAACTTATGAATGGTCCAAAACGATTTAATGAACTTGAAAATGAAATCAAAATTAGTGGTCGGGTTTTATCTCTCAGATTAAAAGAACTTGAATCACTAGATATTGTTAGTAGATCTGTATACCCAGAAATGCCTGTTAGAATAGAGTATACCTTAACTAAAAAAGGATATGCTTTAAAACCTATTATGGAAGAAATCTCTAAGTGGGGAGACTCTTGGGTATAA
- a CDS encoding NADPH-dependent FMN reductase produces MTNNTLKIGIILGSTRDGRVSPAVGNWVKGLADKRTDASFEIVDIKSFGLPLLGESADMTGIMNWNAKLAELDGFIFVVSEYNHSISAALKNALDSARDPWNNKAAGIVSYGSAGGARAAEHLRTILGELQVADVRSHTLLSLFEDFNQTGFAPRDLHETNINDMLDQLIKWSTALKQVRA; encoded by the coding sequence ATGACAAATAATACGTTAAAGATTGGAATTATCTTAGGAAGTACAAGAGACGGTAGAGTTAGCCCAGCAGTAGGCAATTGGGTAAAAGGATTAGCAGACAAACGTACAGATGCTAGTTTCGAAATTGTTGACATCAAATCATTCGGTTTGCCACTTTTAGGGGAATCAGCAGATATGACAGGAATAATGAACTGGAATGCTAAGTTAGCAGAACTAGATGGATTCATTTTCGTAGTATCTGAATACAACCACTCAATTTCTGCAGCGCTCAAGAACGCTTTAGACTCAGCTAGAGACCCTTGGAATAATAAAGCTGCAGGTATTGTATCGTACGGTTCTGCAGGTGGAGCAAGAGCAGCAGAACACTTAAGAACTATTTTAGGTGAACTTCAAGTTGCTGACGTTAGATCACATACACTATTATCATTATTCGAAGATTTCAATCAAACTGGTTTTGCACCAAGAGACCTTCATGAAACTAACATTAATGATATGTTAGATCAACTAATCAAATGGTCTACTGCCTTAAAGCAAGTTAGAGCGTAA
- a CDS encoding acyltransferase family protein: protein MKKSNYVVLDYFRIFAAILVVMIHIPPFKTFEIDGTIYTNIDFFISHVLARIAVPFFFIASGFFLFNSFEG, encoded by the coding sequence ATGAAGAAGTCAAATTATGTGGTTCTTGATTATTTCCGGATTTTTGCAGCAATTCTAGTTGTGATGATTCATATACCTCCATTTAAAACCTTTGAGATAGATGGGACTATCTACACAAATATAGATTTCTTTATTTCTCATGTGTTGGCTAGAATTGCGGTCCCATTTTTCTTTATTGCTTCTGGATTCTTTCTTTTTAATAGTTTTGAGGGTTGA
- a CDS encoding M13-type metalloendopeptidase: MNKKLIKSNFYEAVNGSWLESAVIPNDQPAMSAFLELNLGIEKTLMGLTNEWLSKENLSDNLKKYIKLYKMTNDFDKRNELGSKPFRHVLNRLNDLKSLKDLEKSFCDFSLESIEMPFGVMVMSDFMNSINQVLYFGAADLFLPDTTYYQEEATKKQLIELFTGTTSHILSLLGFTDEECSRLLNEALAFDELLVPVTKSSVENADYVKLYNPYERKDIASLTSNFDLMGSIEKLVKQPVSKMIIMNPDFLKAFDTIISEENFHLIKSWMIVSNALSFASHLTDELRIAGGAYRRALSGVQEAQSKEKFAFYQAYNQFSQVVGLYYGENFFGPLAKRDVESMVREMIEVYKERIRNNDWLNDQTKEKAILKLKTLTVHVGYPEEIPPYYDMFSIDGYENGSDLVLERLKMTRIKNELEYQKYNKPINRNIWSMPASMVNAYYNPTNNQIVFPAAILQKPYYSLDQAPSENYGGIGAVMAHEISHAFDNNGAKFDETGSLNNWWLESDLEAFNQKAEAMIKLFDGVETGFGACNGTLTVSENIADSGGLRCAYVASLKHKDHDADKFFQNWARVWRNKTSLEFAQLLLRIDVHGPSILRANMQLSNMPEFLEFYDMKEEDSMYLDPKKAVSIW, translated from the coding sequence ATGAATAAAAAACTTATCAAATCCAATTTCTATGAAGCTGTAAACGGCTCATGGTTAGAAAGTGCAGTGATACCCAATGATCAACCTGCAATGTCAGCCTTTCTTGAACTGAATCTAGGTATCGAAAAAACTCTAATGGGTTTAACAAACGAATGGTTATCTAAAGAGAACTTAAGTGATAACTTAAAGAAGTACATTAAGCTTTATAAAATGACGAATGATTTCGACAAAAGAAATGAACTAGGATCGAAACCATTTAGACATGTATTAAATAGACTTAATGATTTGAAGAGTCTAAAAGACCTTGAGAAGTCATTCTGTGACTTTAGCCTTGAATCAATTGAAATGCCTTTTGGCGTAATGGTAATGTCTGACTTTATGAATAGTATTAATCAAGTACTCTATTTTGGGGCAGCTGATTTATTCTTACCAGACACAACATACTATCAGGAAGAAGCCACTAAGAAACAGTTGATCGAGTTATTTACTGGTACAACCTCACATATATTATCATTATTAGGATTTACTGATGAAGAGTGTTCAAGATTACTAAATGAAGCATTGGCTTTTGACGAGTTATTGGTGCCTGTTACTAAATCAAGCGTGGAAAATGCCGATTATGTAAAACTTTATAACCCTTATGAACGTAAGGATATCGCTAGTCTAACATCAAATTTTGATTTGATGGGTTCGATTGAAAAATTAGTTAAACAACCAGTTTCAAAAATGATTATTATGAATCCTGACTTCTTAAAAGCATTTGACACTATCATTTCTGAAGAAAACTTCCATCTAATTAAATCATGGATGATTGTTTCAAACGCACTTTCATTTGCTAGTCATTTAACGGATGAACTGAGAATAGCGGGAGGCGCTTATAGACGTGCTCTATCAGGCGTTCAAGAAGCACAATCAAAAGAAAAATTCGCTTTTTATCAAGCCTATAATCAATTTAGTCAAGTTGTAGGATTGTATTATGGTGAAAATTTCTTTGGTCCTCTAGCAAAACGAGATGTTGAATCCATGGTTAGAGAAATGATCGAAGTTTATAAAGAACGCATTCGAAATAACGATTGGCTAAACGATCAAACAAAAGAAAAAGCCATCTTAAAACTTAAAACCCTTACCGTTCATGTTGGATATCCAGAAGAAATCCCACCATATTACGATATGTTTTCGATCGATGGATATGAAAATGGATCTGATTTAGTCCTAGAACGTTTGAAAATGACAAGAATCAAAAACGAATTAGAATATCAAAAATACAACAAACCAATTAATCGTAATATTTGGAGTATGCCAGCAAGCATGGTTAATGCTTATTACAATCCAACCAATAATCAAATTGTATTCCCAGCAGCCATTCTTCAAAAACCATATTACAGCTTAGATCAAGCGCCTTCTGAAAACTATGGCGGTATCGGTGCAGTTATGGCACATGAAATATCACACGCATTTGATAACAATGGTGCGAAATTTGACGAAACAGGTTCATTAAACAACTGGTGGCTTGAGTCCGACTTAGAAGCATTCAATCAAAAAGCAGAAGCAATGATCAAACTCTTTGATGGTGTGGAAACAGGCTTTGGCGCATGTAATGGGACATTAACCGTTTCAGAAAACATCGCAGATAGCGGCGGATTACGATGCGCATATGTAGCAAGTTTAAAACACAAAGACCATGATGCGGATAAATTCTTCCAAAACTGGGCTCGTGTTTGGAGAAATAAAACGTCCCTAGAGTTTGCACAATTGCTACTTAGAATTGACGTACACGGACCAAGCATCTTAAGAGCGAACATGCAATTAAGTAATATGCCTGAATTCTTAGAATTCTATGATATGAAAGAAGAAGATTCAATGTATTTAGATCCTAAAAAAGCAGTCTCAATTTGGTAA